From the Sphingomonas aliaeris genome, one window contains:
- a CDS encoding YybH family protein: MIGLAVVLAVAVPMSAAGPVAGPVAGADRVHAEIMAAMADSAAGWNAGDLDRFMRVYSDAPDTSFVAKDGLVTGKAAIAARYRPRFTPEGAAKRGMLSFETLRFTPIDARHALLVARYRLRVAGVADQTGPTTLLFVRERGGWRIAADHSS; encoded by the coding sequence ATGATCGGTCTGGCGGTGGTTCTGGCGGTTGCCGTGCCGATGTCGGCTGCGGGGCCGGTCGCTGGGCCGGTCGCGGGCGCGGACAGGGTTCATGCCGAGATCATGGCGGCGATGGCGGACAGCGCCGCGGGGTGGAATGCGGGCGATCTGGACCGGTTCATGCGCGTCTATTCGGATGCGCCGGACACCAGCTTCGTCGCGAAGGACGGGCTGGTGACGGGCAAGGCGGCGATCGCCGCGCGATACCGCCCGCGCTTCACGCCGGAGGGGGCGGCGAAGCGGGGGATGCTGTCGTTCGAGACGCTGCGGTTCACGCCAATCGATGCGCGGCATGCGCTGCTGGTGGCGCGGTATCGGCTGCGGGTTGCAGGCGTGGCGGACCAGACCGGGCCGACGACGTTGCTGTTCGTGCGCGAGCGGGGCGGGTGGCGGATCGCGGCGGATCATAGTTCGTAA
- a CDS encoding macro domain-containing protein: MNTVNCVGVMGKGLAQAFRDREPAMFAAYKRICDQKALVPGKLWLWRGRGSWVLNFPTKMHWRNPSRIEWIEQGLAKFVIAYEAQGITEISFPLLGCGNGGLDWNDVRPVMEHYLSQVSIPVYIHDHTVDVGLPEHLEAVAVALRAEKTTTTSFDGFMASIGKAVDLSNGKLETLDSRSTFAAHMRDDRGLAIETETATCLFEEDDLRGVWLDLQNGLLTERKAGWAIRGGAPLLSILSVLPNIRPVQIQRAGSAAPEYAVEPCPNGRGFEAATQSKQQYELAWH; the protein is encoded by the coding sequence GTGAACACCGTCAACTGCGTCGGTGTGATGGGTAAGGGACTTGCCCAGGCGTTCCGCGACCGTGAGCCCGCGATGTTCGCAGCGTATAAGCGCATCTGCGATCAGAAGGCGTTAGTGCCCGGCAAGCTGTGGCTATGGCGGGGGCGCGGCAGTTGGGTGCTGAACTTTCCGACAAAGATGCATTGGCGGAATCCGTCGAGAATCGAGTGGATCGAACAAGGTCTCGCAAAATTTGTCATAGCATATGAAGCGCAGGGGATCACGGAAATTTCATTTCCGCTCCTCGGCTGTGGTAACGGCGGGTTGGACTGGAACGACGTTCGACCGGTCATGGAGCATTACCTCTCTCAGGTCTCCATCCCCGTGTACATTCACGATCACACTGTCGATGTAGGCTTGCCCGAGCACCTTGAAGCTGTGGCCGTCGCCCTGCGGGCCGAAAAAACGACGACAACATCATTCGATGGCTTCATGGCGTCGATCGGCAAGGCGGTCGACCTTTCCAATGGTAAGCTCGAAACGCTCGACTCGCGGAGTACGTTCGCCGCGCATATGAGAGATGATCGCGGCCTAGCGATCGAGACCGAAACGGCGACTTGCTTGTTTGAGGAAGATGACCTTCGTGGGGTTTGGCTCGACCTCCAAAATGGGCTGCTGACCGAAAGAAAGGCTGGCTGGGCTATCAGAGGGGGGGCGCCCTTGCTTTCAATTCTCAGCGTTTTGCCCAACATCCGCCCTGTTCAGATACAACGCGCAGGGTCGGCGGCGCCTGAATACGCCGTTGAGCCATGCCCAAATGGTAGAGGCTTTGAAGCTGCCACACAGAGCAAGCAGCAGTACGAGTTGGCATGGCATTAA
- the mfd gene encoding transcription-repair coupling factor, with product MPDLKKILSATTPITLSGVPAGFEPWLLADLARAAATRAVFIAPDEAAMRSVAATAQVFAPELEVIAFPAWDCLPYDRASPTLHVMAERMATLHRLQQPTKAPQLLVTTANSAAQRTLTPFRIRQLVTRLAPKARIDRDRLATMLQANGYVRVETVHDSGEFAVRGGLVDLFPSGEPQALRLDFFGDEIESVRTFDPQDQRTTGRVDGFTLLPASETLLDEDSIKRFRSRYRERFGATATGDPLYQAISEGRRLSGMEHWLPLFEDKMATLFDHLGPTGPGGAVVVRDDGVIAAAEQRFEAITDYHDNRVQAQRSDPGSYRPLPADALYLTAQEFSSLANACPTHQTAQFHEPESATVLDFQVDGPRDFGAERASGVNVYDAVVHHLKTLQRDGKKIILASYSIGARERLSSLLADHGLTGAVKVETWQEAQGAAAKAVALLVLQLDHGFTAPDIALLTEQDMLGDRLVRRRKRKKSADAFLAELAMLTPGDLVVHADHGIGRYEGLTSIPVGQSPHDCVALSYAGGDKLFVPVENLEVLSRYGSDSEGASLDKLGGEAWQRRKSRMKERIREIAGELIATAAERALRPADVIEVDSGYAQFVDRFPYEETDDQDRAINDVLADLAKGTPMDRLVVGDVGFGKTEVALRAAFAAAMAGMQVAIVCPTTLLARQHFNNFSARFEGFPINVGRLSRLVGTAETKVTKDGLADGRIDVVVGTHAILARNIDFKRLGLVIVDEEQRFGVTHKERLKALKSDVHVLTLTATPIPRTLQMAMSGLRELSVIQTPPVDRLAVRTYIMPWDPVVLREALLREHYRGGQSFFVTPRVADIPAIEEFMRDHVPEVRAVVAHGQMSASEVEERMSAFYDKKFEVLVSTTIVESGLDIPSANTMIIHRADRFGLAQLYQLRGRVGRAKTRAYAYMTTPANRIVTETAEKRLKILSDLDSLGAGFQLASHDLDIRGAGNLLGDEQSGHIKEVGYELYQSMLEEAIMDAKAGGQKLRPKDFSPQITVDAPILIPEEYVPDLDLRMGLYRRLNDVEDQDGLEAFAAEMIDRFGALPDATENLVRVIEIKLNAKKACVAKIDIGPKGALVTFHDDKPPNIPGLLAWVDKLGGVAKLRPDSKLVVQRTWGDPKARLHGALQLSKGLARAAG from the coding sequence ATGCCCGACCTGAAGAAGATCCTCTCCGCCACCACCCCGATCACGCTGTCCGGCGTGCCCGCGGGGTTCGAACCGTGGCTGCTCGCCGATCTCGCGCGCGCCGCCGCGACCCGGGCGGTCTTCATCGCGCCGGACGAAGCTGCGATGCGCTCGGTCGCGGCGACGGCGCAGGTCTTCGCGCCGGAGCTGGAGGTGATCGCCTTCCCCGCCTGGGATTGCCTGCCCTACGACCGTGCCAGCCCGACGCTGCACGTCATGGCCGAACGCATGGCGACGCTCCACCGCCTGCAACAGCCGACCAAGGCGCCGCAACTGCTCGTCACCACCGCCAACTCCGCTGCACAGCGCACGCTGACCCCGTTCCGCATCCGGCAACTCGTCACGCGGCTCGCCCCCAAGGCGCGGATCGACCGCGACCGGCTGGCGACGATGTTGCAGGCGAACGGCTATGTCCGCGTCGAGACCGTCCACGATTCGGGTGAGTTCGCCGTCCGCGGCGGTCTGGTCGACCTGTTCCCCAGCGGCGAGCCACAGGCCTTGCGCCTCGATTTCTTCGGCGACGAGATCGAATCCGTCCGCACCTTCGACCCACAGGATCAGCGCACCACCGGCCGCGTCGACGGCTTCACCCTGCTGCCCGCATCGGAAACGCTGCTGGACGAGGACAGCATCAAGCGCTTCCGCAGCCGCTACCGCGAACGCTTCGGCGCCACCGCGACGGGCGACCCGCTCTATCAGGCGATCAGCGAGGGCCGCCGCCTGTCCGGCATGGAACATTGGCTGCCGCTGTTCGAGGACAAGATGGCGACGCTGTTCGACCATCTCGGCCCGACCGGGCCCGGCGGCGCGGTTGTCGTGCGCGACGACGGGGTCATCGCCGCCGCCGAACAGCGGTTCGAGGCGATCACTGACTATCACGACAACCGCGTCCAGGCGCAGCGCAGCGATCCGGGCAGCTACCGCCCCCTCCCCGCCGACGCGCTATACCTCACCGCGCAGGAGTTCTCGAGCCTTGCCAATGCCTGCCCGACGCACCAGACCGCGCAGTTCCACGAACCCGAAAGCGCTACCGTCCTCGATTTCCAGGTCGACGGCCCGCGCGATTTCGGCGCCGAGCGCGCGTCCGGCGTCAACGTCTACGATGCCGTCGTCCACCACCTCAAGACGCTGCAGCGCGACGGCAAGAAGATCATCCTCGCCAGCTATTCGATCGGCGCGCGCGAGCGTCTGTCTTCGCTGCTCGCCGATCACGGCCTGACCGGCGCGGTCAAGGTCGAAACCTGGCAGGAGGCGCAGGGCGCCGCCGCGAAAGCCGTCGCCCTGCTCGTCCTGCAGCTCGACCACGGCTTCACCGCGCCCGACATCGCGCTGCTGACCGAACAGGACATGCTCGGCGACCGGCTCGTCCGCCGCCGCAAGCGCAAGAAATCCGCCGACGCCTTCCTCGCCGAACTGGCGATGCTCACCCCCGGCGATCTGGTCGTCCACGCCGATCACGGCATCGGCCGCTACGAAGGGCTGACCTCTATCCCCGTGGGCCAGAGCCCGCACGATTGCGTCGCGCTCAGCTATGCCGGCGGCGACAAGCTGTTTGTCCCCGTGGAAAATCTCGAAGTCCTGTCGCGCTACGGCTCGGACAGCGAGGGCGCCAGCCTAGACAAACTGGGCGGTGAGGCGTGGCAGCGCCGCAAGTCCCGCATGAAGGAGCGCATCCGCGAGATCGCGGGCGAACTCATCGCCACCGCCGCCGAACGCGCGCTTCGCCCCGCCGACGTGATCGAGGTCGATTCCGGCTACGCCCAGTTCGTCGATCGCTTCCCGTACGAGGAAACCGACGATCAGGATCGTGCGATCAACGATGTGCTGGCGGATCTTGCCAAGGGCACGCCGATGGACCGGCTCGTCGTCGGCGATGTCGGCTTCGGCAAGACCGAAGTCGCCCTGCGCGCCGCCTTCGCCGCCGCGATGGCCGGCATGCAGGTCGCCATCGTCTGCCCGACGACCCTGCTCGCGCGTCAGCATTTCAACAACTTCTCCGCCCGCTTCGAAGGCTTCCCGATCAATGTCGGCCGCCTCTCCCGCCTCGTCGGCACCGCAGAGACGAAGGTGACCAAGGACGGCCTCGCCGACGGCCGCATCGACGTCGTCGTCGGCACGCACGCAATCCTCGCCAGGAATATCGACTTCAAGCGCCTCGGCCTCGTCATCGTCGATGAGGAACAGCGCTTCGGCGTCACGCACAAGGAACGGCTGAAGGCGCTGAAAAGCGACGTCCACGTCCTCACACTCACCGCCACGCCGATCCCGCGCACGCTCCAGATGGCGATGTCGGGCCTGCGCGAACTGTCCGTCATCCAGACCCCGCCGGTCGACCGCCTCGCCGTGCGCACCTACATCATGCCGTGGGACCCGGTCGTCCTGCGCGAGGCGTTGCTGCGCGAACATTATCGCGGCGGACAAAGCTTCTTCGTCACCCCGCGCGTCGCCGACATTCCCGCGATCGAGGAATTCATGCGCGATCATGTGCCGGAGGTCCGCGCCGTCGTCGCGCACGGGCAGATGTCCGCCAGCGAGGTCGAGGAACGCATGTCCGCCTTCTACGACAAGAAGTTCGAGGTGCTCGTTTCCACCACCATCGTCGAATCCGGCCTCGACATCCCCAGCGCCAACACGATGATCATCCACCGCGCCGATCGCTTCGGTCTCGCCCAGCTCTACCAGCTGCGCGGACGCGTCGGCCGCGCCAAGACCCGCGCCTATGCGTACATGACCACCCCCGCCAACCGCATCGTCACCGAAACCGCGGAAAAGCGGCTGAAGATTCTGTCCGATCTCGACAGCCTCGGCGCTGGCTTCCAACTCGCCAGCCACGATCTCGACATTCGCGGCGCCGGCAATTTGCTCGGCGACGAGCAGTCCGGCCATATCAAGGAAGTCGGCTACGAACTCTACCAGTCGATGCTGGAGGAAGCGATCATGGACGCCAAGGCCGGCGGCCAGAAACTGCGGCCGAAGGATTTCAGCCCGCAGATCACCGTCGACGCCCCGATCCTCATCCCGGAAGAATACGTCCCCGATCTCGACCTGCGCATGGGCCTGTACCGCCGCCTCAACGACGTCGAGGATCAGGACGGCCTGGAGGCGTTCGCCGCAGAAATGATCGACCGCTTCGGCGCGCTGCCCGACGCCACCGAAAACCTCGTCCGCGTCATCGAGATCAAGCTCAACGCCAAGAAAGCCTGCGTCGCGAAGATCGACATCGGCCCCAAGGGCGCGCTCGTCACCTTCCACGACGACAAGCCGCCCAACATCCCCGGCCTGCTCGCTTGGGTCGACAAACTCGGCGGCGTCGCGAAACTGCGCCCCGACAGCAAGCTGGTGGTCCAGCGCACCTGGGGCGACCCGAAGGCCCGTCTGCACGGCGCGTTGCAATTGTCGAAAGGGCTGGCGCGGGCGGCGGGGTGA
- a CDS encoding DarT ssDNA thymidine ADP-ribosyltransferase family protein has product MALRTAFVDEHIARQTQRLTSEYYPHRRHWPARLFHHAPLENAVAILQAGFLRSRNDPFNRHPRDVAAPDVINTRVDAHDHVRLYFRPKTPTQYSIEGIRKLNECPYGEVTHAPFLVMFAFDARSVLCQPDVRFSDRNMQIGTTVSGNTEDYFGQIPFEKVFSEGNTGGDRSITDARSAEVLTSSPLSLRDCLREIYFRSEPERDTVLHMLGAQRETWAKMGHVSDALKVFQKRHTFVQEVTLTPEGVTFLLNPRHDLEKVKVAISITDAAGR; this is encoded by the coding sequence ATGGCATTAAGGACGGCTTTCGTTGACGAACATATTGCGCGTCAGACTCAGCGGCTGACCAGTGAGTATTACCCGCACCGCAGACATTGGCCGGCGCGACTATTTCATCATGCGCCGCTGGAGAACGCCGTTGCTATCTTGCAAGCAGGCTTTCTTCGGTCACGTAACGACCCTTTCAATCGTCACCCCAGGGACGTTGCAGCGCCTGACGTAATAAATACGAGAGTGGATGCTCACGATCACGTCCGCCTGTATTTTCGTCCGAAGACGCCAACGCAATACAGCATCGAGGGCATTCGCAAGCTGAATGAATGCCCCTATGGTGAAGTAACTCATGCGCCGTTCCTCGTGATGTTTGCGTTCGACGCAAGATCAGTATTATGTCAACCGGACGTACGCTTCTCTGATCGAAATATGCAAATAGGCACGACCGTATCGGGGAATACCGAGGATTACTTCGGCCAGATACCGTTCGAGAAAGTTTTCAGTGAGGGAAACACCGGAGGCGACCGGTCGATTACAGACGCGCGCTCGGCTGAAGTCTTGACCTCTTCCCCTTTAAGCCTGCGTGACTGTCTCCGAGAAATTTATTTTCGATCGGAACCAGAACGTGACACCGTGCTGCACATGCTAGGCGCACAGCGCGAGACGTGGGCAAAGATGGGTCATGTATCCGATGCACTTAAGGTTTTCCAGAAGCGGCACACCTTTGTGCAAGAGGTTACCCTAACCCCGGAAGGCGTAACCTTTCTGCTCAACCCCCGGCATGACTTGGAAAAGGTCAAGGTGGCGATCTCGATAACTGATGCTGCGGGTCGTTAA